One window of the Babesia bovis T2Bo chromosome 2, whole genome shotgun sequence genome contains the following:
- a CDS encoding Lariat debranching enzyme C-terminal domain family protein: MHVAIAGCVHGELDMIYEKIKKKDDEDNTKTVVVLCCGDFQAIRNAADLEDLCCPPKYKHYGDFKDYYEGKKEAPILTIFVGGNHEAPMFLKELYYGGWVAKNIYYMGHSGLVNINGLRIAGLSGIYDARDFKRGYFETAPLNEFTKRSSYHIREFDVEKLMMVENPVDIVISHDWPRGIERFGNVNELIHKRKHLAPDINAKKLGSPHAWDLLKKLKPRYWFAAHHHIRFEANVEHDEGNTYFLALDKPIRPDYFMEFIFVPPSKSQKRKQDEEANLCYDVEWLSIVATNARLMPLNSFPSSVDLLLKKPNKNMNQSVIDGLLKAGCEPCTIDGSTGYKIVFPGHDYIIEPSKQRSMLMNMLNISDNAYFSPKSASKFKVNMK, from the exons ATGCAT GTTGCAATAGCAGGATGCGTACATGGAGAACTtgatatgatatatgaAAAAATTAAGAAGAAAGATGATGAAGACAATACTAAAACCGTTGTAGTACTATGTTGCGGTGATTTTCAGGCTATTCGAAATGCTGCGGACTTGGAAGATTTATGTTGCCCGCCTAAATACAAGCATTACGGAGATTTTAAAGATTATTATGAGGGCAAAAAGGAAGCTCCTATACTTACCATATTCGTAGGTGGAAACCACGAGGCTCCAATGTTTTTAAAAGAGTT ATATTACGGAGGATGGGTagcaaaaaacatatattatatgggTCATTCGGGTCTTGTAAACATTAATGGCTTACGTATCGCGGGATTGTCTGGAATATATGATGCTAGGGATTTTAAGAGAG GGTATTTTGAAACCGCTCCATTGAATGAATTTACGAAACGTTCTTCATATCACATACGTGAATTTGATGTGGAAAAACTTATGATG GTAGAGAATCCGGTGGACATTGTAATATCGCATGATTGGCCAAGAGGCATCGAACGTTTTGGAAATGTGAATGAACTTATTCACAAAAGAAAACATCTAGCTCCAGATATAAATGCGAAGAAATTAGGTAGTCCACATGCCTGGGATTTGTTAAAGAAACTGAAACCACGTTATTGGTTCGCAGCTCATCATCATATACGGTTCGAAGCGAACGTTGAACATGATGAGGGAAACACATATTTTCTTGCCCTTGACAAGCCAATAAGGCCAGATTATTTTATGGAATTTATTTTTGTACCACCCTCGAAATCGCAGAAGCGTAAACAAGACGAAGAAGCAAATCTGTGTTATGACGTGGAATGGTTATCTATCGTAGCAACAAATGCAAGGCTGATGCCCCTTAACTCATTTCCATCCTCGGTGGATCTTTTATTAAA AAAACCTAATAAGAACATGAATCAGAGTGTTATTGACGGTTTGTTGAAAGCAGGATGTGAGCCTTGTACCATAGATGGGTCAACAGGATACAAAATTGTATTTCCTGGTCATGACTATATTATAGAACCATCAAAACAGCGATCTATGCtgatgaatatgttgaatattaGCGATAACGCTTACTTCTCTCCGAAATCGGCATCCAAATTCAAAGTCAACATGAAGTAA
- a CDS encoding putative integral membrane protein, giving the protein MNFADISSAIRQQISASIIPECKWQIAALYGLVVLLFAIRIYTGEPYRQLFAYTQQYSQWDHYELDIDIPLNVRVGIRFIALLTAIITNMIPFLVPILLSSFFNRLQTQHNTRQGSQ; this is encoded by the exons ATGAACTTTGCCGATATTTCATCAGCTATCAGGCAGCAGATATCG GCCTCTATAATCCCAGAATGTAAATGGCAGATAGCAGCTTTATACGGATTAGTGGTACTTCTATTTGCTATTCGTATATATACCG GTGAACCTTATCGCCAGCTGTTCGCATATACGCAACAGTACAGCCAAT GGGATCATTACGAACTAGATATTGATATTCCGTTAAATGTTAGGGTTGGAATACGCTTCATTGCCTTACTTACCGCAATAATAACAAACATGATACCTTTCTTGGTACCAATATTGTTAAGTTCATTCTTCAACCGGCTCCAGACACAGCATAATACACGGCAAGGGAGTCAATGA